Proteins from one Paraburkholderia sp. BL10I2N1 genomic window:
- a CDS encoding alpha/beta hydrolase has translation MTTVITTVHGTFARQAAWAQPDSPLSQYLTAHLGGAVRIAPFDWSGRNSFEARDDAAKRLCDHLEAIGRAEPDSRQFVVAHSHGGNVALLAAANGRLSKPVAGIVCLSTPFLQAWPRHLGAARIVSAAAGIVLLFANLLYLMLRNRVGSSFLMACVVVAAIPTIYIFMKAAATLADNDKPRWVLPEMDPHRMLILRAAADEASAALGAATLASSLVARFWALTSVGAPLWMRALEQDEADRARQTRYSWPRRVHGLSVMGLFVLGIVLCVLSLLPINPPWVTRNQATAVLVASFVLNLPFAWRKVLAIAVLAPLWWLSMLLAGPVLLLLSVFAMSFGSSLALRHFLWIVSAEPTPPGVWMTVQLDPESTPRGFRGLMHSSLYDDPRAHSVIAHWMKKQTGVSPAAERREGSAPRREA, from the coding sequence ATGACGACCGTCATCACGACTGTCCACGGCACTTTTGCCAGGCAGGCGGCCTGGGCCCAGCCCGATTCGCCGCTCAGCCAATATCTGACTGCGCATCTGGGCGGGGCGGTTCGGATCGCGCCATTCGATTGGTCGGGCCGCAATTCGTTTGAGGCCCGCGACGACGCCGCAAAGCGCTTGTGCGACCACCTCGAAGCCATCGGCCGCGCAGAGCCGGACAGTCGTCAGTTCGTCGTGGCGCATAGCCACGGCGGGAATGTCGCCCTGCTTGCGGCAGCGAACGGCAGGCTGTCTAAGCCTGTCGCGGGGATTGTCTGCCTGTCTACCCCGTTTCTGCAGGCATGGCCTCGACATCTCGGTGCGGCCCGCATCGTGAGCGCCGCCGCCGGAATCGTCCTGCTCTTCGCGAATCTGCTCTATCTCATGCTGCGCAACCGGGTGGGGAGCTCCTTCCTCATGGCATGCGTAGTCGTGGCGGCCATCCCTACGATCTATATCTTCATGAAGGCCGCGGCTACCTTGGCGGACAACGACAAACCGCGCTGGGTGCTCCCAGAAATGGATCCGCATCGCATGCTCATCTTGCGGGCCGCTGCCGATGAGGCATCGGCCGCCCTGGGCGCGGCGACCCTTGCCTCATCGTTAGTGGCGAGATTCTGGGCGCTCACGTCAGTGGGTGCGCCGCTGTGGATGCGTGCACTGGAACAGGACGAGGCCGACAGGGCACGTCAGACCCGCTACTCGTGGCCGCGGCGCGTCCACGGTCTAAGCGTCATGGGTCTCTTCGTGCTTGGCATCGTTCTTTGCGTGCTTAGCCTGCTGCCGATCAATCCGCCCTGGGTCACCAGAAACCAAGCAACCGCTGTCCTCGTCGCGTCTTTCGTTCTTAACCTTCCGTTCGCTTGGCGCAAGGTACTCGCGATCGCCGTGTTGGCGCCGTTATGGTGGCTTTCGATGCTCTTGGCCGGCCCGGTACTGCTCTTGCTTTCCGTCTTCGCGATGTCGTTCGGGTCGTCGCTTGCCCTGCGTCATTTCCTGTGGATCGTTTCCGCCGAGCCAACGCCTCCCGGCGTGTGGATGACGGTCCAACTGGACCCCGAGAGCACGCCCCGAGGGTTTCGAGGCCTCATGCACAGCTCCCTGTATGACGATCCGCGAGCGCACTCCGTGATCGCCCATTGGATGAAAAAGCAGACGGGCGTTTCACCTGCCGCGGAGCGCAGGGAGGGATCGGCCCCTCGTCGCGAGGCGTAA
- a CDS encoding Cache 3/Cache 2 fusion domain-containing protein, translating to MPNKKGMSFIPRWVVLGVYGIALSIFLPVMSHAQPTENVKQAMSMLKAKTAKLGAPGIKGEDAVAGKPVPALYFGTTKINNNFAVVDEVKQEIGGTATLFVKSGDDFVRVATNVQKDDGSRAIGTVLDPKGKAIAAIRNGSAYYGEADILGKPYVTGYEPIRDPGGNTIGVYYVGYLKAQ from the coding sequence ATGCCTAACAAAAAAGGAATGAGTTTCATTCCGCGTTGGGTTGTCCTTGGAGTGTATGGAATAGCATTGTCGATATTTCTCCCCGTCATGAGCCATGCGCAGCCTACGGAGAACGTAAAGCAGGCCATGAGCATGCTGAAGGCAAAAACCGCCAAGTTGGGTGCACCAGGAATCAAGGGAGAGGATGCTGTTGCGGGAAAACCTGTCCCGGCGTTGTACTTTGGCACGACCAAGATCAATAACAACTTCGCCGTGGTCGATGAAGTGAAACAGGAGATTGGCGGAACTGCGACGTTATTCGTGAAGAGCGGCGATGACTTCGTCCGTGTGGCGACGAACGTGCAGAAAGACGACGGGTCGCGGGCTATTGGCACCGTTCTCGACCCAAAGGGTAAGGCCATCGCGGCCATCCGCAACGGCAGTGCCTACTATGGCGAAGCCGACATCCTCGGTAAGCCTTACGTGACGGGCTATGAACCGATTAGGGATCCCGGCGGAAACACTATCGGCGTCTATTATGTGGGATATCTCAAGGCGCAGTGA
- a CDS encoding DUF6494 family protein — translation MNEEVFNLSIRKFLKMVGVNSQREIEHAVAKALADGTIAGTESFPAKVTLEVAGLKLKVEFDGEISLQ, via the coding sequence ATGAATGAAGAAGTCTTCAACCTCAGCATACGCAAGTTCTTAAAAATGGTTGGCGTCAATTCGCAGCGCGAGATCGAGCACGCGGTAGCCAAGGCCCTTGCTGACGGCACCATCGCAGGTACGGAATCGTTTCCCGCAAAAGTAACGCTGGAAGTTGCAGGGCTCAAGCTGAAAGTGGAGTTTGATGGCGAAATCTCGCTCCAGTAA
- a CDS encoding oxidoreductase, with the protein MRDNLIPVIVGRKWQIAKGYHAVELRTTSKSALPPFNDGSCVTLCLNSAGDKQRIYPLLGVSSLSDGYVVGMRQEGDGRMDSLLSKFPLNERDEVFVGTPQSPPTILDDRARSILFAGGIGAASIAGIAKRLASAGQRFEVHNFARSADRAVLREEFDALRSHGKVYHHFGLSDDLFAQKSSHAMSPTHANTQVYCSGPPAFMDLIERQAREWVYAANVHKIALGDQTAWSAAVRRHGN; encoded by the coding sequence ATGCGCGACAACCTGATTCCCGTCATCGTGGGCCGGAAATGGCAAATTGCTAAGGGGTACCATGCCGTTGAACTTCGAACAACGTCCAAATCGGCGCTTCCGCCGTTTAACGATGGGTCGTGCGTCACTCTCTGTCTGAACAGCGCTGGCGACAAGCAAAGAATTTATCCTTTGCTCGGTGTTTCGTCCCTGTCCGATGGTTACGTGGTAGGCATGAGACAAGAAGGTGATGGCAGAATGGATAGTCTGCTATCCAAGTTTCCGTTGAATGAACGAGACGAAGTGTTTGTCGGCACCCCCCAAAGCCCGCCGACAATTTTGGACGATCGTGCGCGATCTATCCTTTTTGCTGGCGGAATAGGCGCCGCATCGATCGCGGGAATCGCGAAGCGGCTTGCATCGGCGGGTCAAAGGTTCGAGGTGCACAACTTCGCCCGATCGGCCGACCGCGCAGTTCTTCGAGAAGAATTTGACGCGCTTCGAAGTCACGGTAAGGTCTATCACCATTTCGGCCTGTCCGATGATCTATTCGCGCAGAAGAGTTCCCACGCAATGAGTCCAACTCATGCCAACACACAGGTTTACTGCAGCGGCCCCCCTGCTTTCATGGATCTCATTGAGCGCCAAGCCCGCGAATGGGTGTATGCAGCGAACGTTCATAAAATCGCCCTTGGCGACCAAACGGCATGGTCAGCGGCAGTGCGACGGCACGGTAACTGA